Proteins from a single region of Diaphorobacter limosus:
- a CDS encoding uracil-DNA glycosylase — protein MHAEAATQLRSANPDDWPVAPGWQALTAGFFASAEGRSLLDFLRQRLQAGAVLFPPEPLRALALTPPEAVRVLILGQDPYHGRGQAEGLAFSVAPGVRLPPSLQNIFKEMRRDLGTPFPPFPDPGGSLVQWATNGVLLLNTCLTVEEGQAASHSGRGWERLTDAVIRHVAEGARPVVFMLWGNHAQTKRALIPADRGHLVLTSNHPSPLSALRPPAPFIGNGHFGQARAFRERQGA, from the coding sequence ATGCATGCCGAAGCGGCCACGCAGCTGCGCAGCGCCAACCCGGACGACTGGCCCGTGGCGCCGGGCTGGCAGGCCCTGACGGCGGGCTTTTTTGCCAGCGCCGAAGGTCGCTCGCTGCTGGACTTTCTGCGCCAGCGGCTGCAGGCCGGGGCGGTGCTGTTTCCGCCCGAGCCGCTGCGCGCGCTGGCGCTCACGCCGCCCGAGGCCGTGCGCGTGCTCATCCTGGGGCAAGACCCCTACCACGGCCGCGGCCAGGCCGAGGGGCTGGCGTTCTCGGTCGCGCCCGGCGTGCGCCTGCCGCCCTCGCTGCAAAACATCTTCAAGGAAATGCGACGCGACCTGGGCACGCCCTTCCCGCCCTTCCCCGACCCCGGCGGCAGCCTGGTGCAATGGGCCACGAACGGCGTGCTGCTGCTCAACACCTGCCTGACGGTGGAGGAGGGCCAGGCCGCCAGCCATTCCGGCCGCGGCTGGGAGCGCCTGACCGACGCCGTGATCCGCCATGTGGCCGAAGGCGCGCGGCCGGTGGTCTTCATGCTCTGGGGCAACCATGCGCAAACCAAGCGTGCGCTGATTCCCGCCGATCGCGGGCATCTGGTGCTCACCTCCAACCACCCCTCGCCGCTGTCGGCGCTGCGCCCGCCCGCGCCCTTTATCGGCAACGGCCATTTCGGCCAGGCGCGCGCGTTTCGCGAACGGCAAGGGGCTTGA
- a CDS encoding diguanylate cyclase domain-containing protein translates to MLRLLRPPADPQRREWWWLAWVALLAAGLLVAGLWLEHQRVAARERVLLAKQAGVMHDNLGMQLEAINNAMRHLQADQRKGLDGADGHARLMERMHNFADAMPAVRTFSLLDADGRVLASSAADLVGRDLSGREYFQTAKQIGQTDALLVGRPFFGMLGGWVLVLGRTVPGADGAFGGLLVAALDVEHFQTLLQSVRYAPDMRVSLSHGDGMRFMVLGADNEPDGVNLAQAGTLFTRHRESRQAASVLQGFPQPGYPPYVMALHKVQPSNLRMDKPLVVAAGRPLDDVFAGWRDQAWRFALVYLLAFSAAGVALRLMHRRQNEARDQAQLLEAGQRRQQEMLRRLVESLPGMLYQYQLEPDGRSHFPYASPGVTDIYGFAPEQLLADAAPVFARIHPEDLPKGQVNIQESARTLADWKSEYRVILPGIGERWLSGQARPQRLDGGAVLWHGYIHDVTDMKRQALQLQETERLLQQLMNDMPVGLCMVDAQRRIYFRNRRFLEHFGYTEAEVPTLHEWALLAYPDGDYRQQAAHAWGQAMAGARAQGGVIAAQPYRVTARDGAQHVMDIGGLLFGEHFLATFQDRTEQQAQSELLHRLAYVDGLTGIANRRQFDQQLEAEWRRCRRSGKPLAVLLLDIDYFKQYNDLYGHQQGDECLKAVATALRGQLGRSHDLVARYGGEEFVCLLPECDAAGALHKGQELCHAVQALGLAHAQSRVADVVTISVGVACQVPDGEGSPAALLQQADMQLYQAKAQGRNRALGAH, encoded by the coding sequence GTGCTGCGCCTGCTGCGCCCCCCCGCCGATCCCCAGCGCCGTGAATGGTGGTGGCTGGCATGGGTGGCGCTGCTCGCCGCGGGTTTGCTGGTCGCCGGCCTGTGGCTTGAGCACCAGCGTGTAGCGGCGCGCGAGCGTGTCCTGCTGGCCAAGCAGGCGGGGGTGATGCATGACAACCTGGGGATGCAGCTGGAGGCCATCAACAATGCCATGCGCCATCTCCAGGCCGACCAGCGCAAGGGCCTGGACGGGGCCGATGGCCATGCCCGCCTCATGGAGCGCATGCACAATTTTGCCGATGCCATGCCTGCCGTGCGTACCTTCAGCCTGCTCGATGCCGATGGCCGGGTGCTGGCCTCCAGCGCCGCCGATTTGGTCGGGCGCGACCTGAGCGGGCGTGAATATTTCCAGACCGCCAAGCAGATCGGGCAGACCGATGCGCTGCTCGTGGGGCGGCCTTTCTTCGGCATGCTGGGCGGCTGGGTGCTGGTATTGGGACGCACCGTGCCCGGGGCGGATGGCGCTTTTGGCGGCCTGCTGGTGGCGGCGCTGGATGTGGAGCATTTCCAGACCCTGCTGCAATCCGTGCGCTATGCGCCGGACATGCGCGTCAGCCTGAGCCATGGTGACGGCATGCGCTTCATGGTCCTGGGGGCCGACAACGAGCCCGATGGCGTGAACCTGGCGCAGGCGGGCACCCTGTTCACGCGCCACCGCGAAAGCAGGCAGGCGGCCAGCGTGCTGCAGGGCTTTCCCCAGCCTGGCTACCCGCCCTATGTGATGGCCTTGCATAAGGTGCAACCGTCCAACCTGCGGATGGACAAACCGCTGGTGGTGGCGGCCGGGCGGCCGCTGGACGATGTATTTGCCGGCTGGCGCGACCAAGCCTGGCGCTTTGCACTGGTCTACCTGCTCGCCTTTTCAGCGGCCGGCGTGGCGCTGCGGCTCATGCACCGTAGGCAGAATGAAGCACGCGACCAGGCGCAGTTGCTGGAGGCCGGGCAGCGCAGGCAGCAGGAGATGCTGCGCCGGCTGGTGGAAAGCCTGCCCGGCATGCTGTACCAATACCAGCTGGAGCCTGACGGGCGCAGCCACTTCCCCTACGCCAGCCCCGGCGTGACCGATATCTATGGCTTTGCCCCCGAGCAGCTGCTGGCCGATGCGGCGCCCGTATTCGCGCGCATCCACCCCGAGGACTTGCCAAAGGGTCAGGTCAACATCCAGGAATCGGCGCGCACGCTGGCCGACTGGAAGAGCGAGTACCGCGTCATCCTGCCCGGCATTGGCGAGCGCTGGCTCAGCGGCCAGGCGCGGCCGCAGCGCCTGGACGGCGGCGCCGTGCTCTGGCATGGCTACATCCACGACGTGACCGACATGAAGCGCCAGGCCCTGCAGCTGCAGGAGACCGAGCGCCTGCTGCAGCAGCTGATGAACGATATGCCGGTGGGCCTGTGCATGGTGGACGCGCAGCGCCGCATCTACTTTCGCAACCGGCGCTTTCTGGAGCATTTCGGCTACACAGAGGCCGAGGTGCCGACGCTGCACGAATGGGCCTTGCTCGCCTACCCGGACGGCGACTATCGCCAGCAGGCGGCGCATGCCTGGGGCCAGGCCATGGCCGGCGCGCGCGCGCAAGGGGGGGTGATCGCGGCCCAGCCCTACCGCGTCACGGCGCGCGATGGCGCGCAGCATGTGATGGACATCGGCGGCCTGCTGTTTGGCGAGCATTTCCTGGCCACCTTCCAGGACCGCACCGAGCAGCAGGCGCAAAGCGAGCTGCTGCACCGGCTGGCCTATGTGGATGGCCTGACCGGCATCGCCAACCGGCGCCAGTTCGACCAGCAGCTCGAAGCCGAATGGCGCCGCTGCCGTCGCAGCGGCAAGCCGCTGGCCGTGCTGCTGCTGGACATTGACTACTTCAAGCAATACAACGACCTGTACGGCCACCAGCAGGGCGACGAATGCCTCAAGGCCGTGGCCACTGCGCTGCGCGGTCAGCTGGGGCGTTCGCATGACCTGGTGGCGCGCTACGGCGGCGAGGAATTCGTCTGTCTGCTGCCCGAGTGCGACGCCGCCGGCGCGCTGCACAAGGGGCAGGAGCTGTGCCATGCGGTACAGGCACTGGGCCTGGCGCATGCGCAATCGCGGGTGGCGGATGTGGTCACCATCAGCGTCGGTGTGGCCTGCCAGGTGCCCGACGGCGAGGGCAGCCCGGCGGCCCTGCTGCAGCAGGCCGACATGCAGCTCTACCAGGCCAAGGCGCAGGGGCGCAACCGCGCGCTGGGTGCGCACTGA
- the queA gene encoding tRNA preQ1(34) S-adenosylmethionine ribosyltransferase-isomerase QueA produces the protein MSPSPRIHTLSDFDFELPELLIAQHPAPERSSSRLLDGRQSPPTDRIFRELPGLLQPGDLVVFNDTKVVKARVFGEKASGGQLELLIERVLTGNEVVAHMKVSKKPLPGATIHMAGGRRAGGFDATLLARWPDENGPLFHFALHGPAGESAWELMERHGHLPLPPYIERQQNAAHDPDAAEDAERYQTVFARAPGAVAAPTAALHFDAAVLAQLQQRGVETANVTLHVGAGTFQPVKTENLAEHQMHSEWYEIPLATLAALERCRQRGGRVLAVGTTTVRTLESWAQSGQARGDTRIFITPGFAFQVVDLLLTNFHLPKSTLMMLVSAFAGYEHIMLLYRHAIAQRYRFFSYGDAMLLQRRERTTP, from the coding sequence ATGTCCCCCAGCCCCCGCATCCATACCCTCAGCGACTTCGACTTCGAGCTGCCCGAGCTGCTCATCGCCCAGCACCCCGCCCCCGAGAGGAGCAGCTCGCGCCTGCTCGACGGGCGCCAGAGTCCGCCCACCGACCGCATCTTCCGCGAGCTGCCCGGTCTGCTGCAGCCGGGCGACCTGGTGGTGTTCAACGACACCAAGGTGGTCAAGGCGCGCGTCTTTGGCGAGAAGGCCAGCGGCGGCCAGCTGGAGCTCTTGATCGAGCGCGTGCTGACGGGCAACGAAGTCGTGGCGCACATGAAGGTCAGCAAAAAGCCCCTGCCCGGCGCCACCATCCACATGGCCGGCGGGCGCCGCGCGGGCGGCTTCGACGCCACCCTGCTCGCGCGCTGGCCCGACGAGAACGGCCCGCTGTTTCACTTCGCCCTGCATGGCCCGGCCGGCGAGAGCGCCTGGGAGCTGATGGAGCGCCACGGCCACCTGCCGCTGCCGCCCTACATAGAGCGCCAGCAAAACGCCGCCCACGACCCGGACGCGGCCGAGGACGCCGAGCGCTACCAGACCGTGTTCGCCCGCGCCCCCGGCGCCGTGGCCGCGCCCACGGCGGCGCTGCATTTCGACGCCGCCGTGCTGGCGCAGCTGCAGCAGCGCGGCGTGGAGACCGCCAACGTCACCCTGCATGTGGGCGCCGGCACCTTCCAGCCGGTGAAGACCGAGAACCTGGCCGAACATCAGATGCACAGCGAGTGGTATGAGATCCCGCTGGCCACGCTGGCCGCCCTGGAGCGCTGCCGCCAGCGCGGCGGGCGGGTGCTGGCCGTGGGCACGACCACCGTGCGCACGCTCGAGTCCTGGGCGCAGAGCGGCCAGGCCCGGGGCGACACGCGCATCTTCATCACGCCGGGCTTTGCATTCCAGGTGGTGGACCTGCTGCTGACCAACTTCCACCTGCCCAAGAGCACGCTGATGATGCTGGTCAGCGCCTTCGCCGGCTACGAGCACATCATGCTGCTGTACCGCCACGCCATCGCCCAGCGCTACCGTTTCTTCAGCTACGGCGACGCCATGCTGCTGCAGCGTAGGGAGAGGACAACCCCCTGA
- a CDS encoding diguanylate cyclase domain-containing protein — translation MQRFRREWWWLGLGALLVGAMLALGLWHERQQTEARERQHLAQQARMLHDNLVPQLGAINHVLASLQADVPRWRQRPGGMAELNQRLQLFFAALPGVRSLNVLDGQGRVLASSHDEALGQDFGRRDYFQMARTGMAPETLLVSRPFQGALGGWVLVLGRTLTAADGSFDGLLTASLNPEYLHVVLQSVRYASDLFTSLTHGDGQRLMALGDANERAGDNLAMPGSLFMQHLQSQRSDNLLRGPLRPGGADYLVAMRNLQPPGLHMGKPLVVGVGRATQAMWAQWRQRARFLALVYLLSCAALAGGLAALQRRQWRLWHTQELLERQQALQRQQEDMLRRLADNLPGLLYQYQLEPDGRSHFPYASPGVTDVFGHPPESLRADAGPALARIHPADRVAGEAAMQESARTLGVWQGEYRVTLPGRGERWLSGQARPQRLRSGAVLWHGYVHDITEAKRQAMELQEKERLLRHLMEQMPIGLCIVDESGHFSFRNQRFAEYFGYPASEPLTLQRWWQEVYPDADYRARVLALWNEAMDHADAHDGTLPGHEYRVTTRYGTQRIMAIGGIAMGGRFMASFIDLTEQKAHSDLLRHLAFVDGVTGIANRRRFDEALQREWRDCLRKGKPLALLMFDIDHFKAYNDFYGHQRGDGCIKAVAAVLRAGLGRPHDLAARYGGEEFVCLLPDCGPQDARAKAQELCQAVRSLGLAHSASPVAPVVTLSAGVACLVPDERNSPEALLALADANLYRAKSAGRDRVDQGVETLQLQ, via the coding sequence ATGCAGCGTTTCCGCCGCGAATGGTGGTGGCTGGGTCTGGGCGCGCTGCTGGTGGGCGCGATGCTGGCGCTGGGCCTATGGCATGAGCGCCAGCAGACCGAGGCACGCGAGCGCCAGCACCTGGCGCAACAGGCGCGCATGCTGCACGACAACCTGGTGCCGCAGCTGGGCGCCATCAACCATGTGCTGGCCAGCCTGCAGGCCGATGTGCCGCGCTGGCGCCAGCGCCCCGGCGGCATGGCCGAGCTGAACCAGCGCCTGCAGCTGTTTTTTGCGGCCCTGCCGGGTGTGCGCAGCCTGAATGTGCTCGATGGGCAGGGGCGGGTACTGGCCTCCAGCCATGACGAGGCGCTGGGACAGGACTTTGGCCGGCGTGACTACTTTCAGATGGCGCGCACCGGCATGGCGCCCGAGACGCTGCTGGTGAGCCGGCCCTTCCAGGGCGCGCTGGGCGGCTGGGTGCTGGTGCTGGGGCGTACGCTGACGGCTGCGGACGGCAGCTTCGATGGCCTGCTGACGGCCTCGCTGAACCCCGAGTACCTGCATGTGGTGCTGCAGTCGGTGCGCTACGCCAGTGATCTGTTCACCTCGCTCACGCATGGCGACGGCCAGCGCCTGATGGCGCTGGGCGACGCCAATGAGCGCGCTGGCGACAACCTGGCCATGCCTGGCAGCCTGTTCATGCAGCATCTGCAGAGCCAGCGCAGCGACAACCTGCTGCGCGGCCCGCTGCGCCCCGGCGGTGCGGACTACCTGGTGGCCATGCGCAACCTGCAACCACCCGGGCTGCACATGGGCAAGCCGCTGGTCGTGGGCGTGGGGCGTGCCACGCAGGCGATGTGGGCGCAGTGGCGCCAGCGGGCGCGTTTTCTGGCGCTGGTGTATCTGCTGTCTTGCGCAGCGCTGGCCGGCGGCCTGGCGGCTCTGCAGCGCCGGCAATGGCGGCTATGGCACACGCAGGAGCTGCTGGAGCGCCAGCAGGCCCTGCAGCGCCAGCAGGAGGACATGCTGCGCCGCCTGGCGGACAACCTGCCCGGGCTCTTGTACCAGTACCAGCTGGAGCCCGACGGCCGCAGCCATTTCCCCTACGCCAGTCCGGGCGTGACCGATGTTTTCGGCCATCCGCCCGAGTCCTTGCGCGCTGACGCCGGGCCCGCCCTGGCGCGCATCCACCCGGCGGATCGGGTCGCGGGCGAGGCGGCCATGCAGGAGTCGGCGCGCACGCTGGGCGTCTGGCAGGGCGAGTACCGCGTGACCCTGCCCGGCCGTGGCGAGCGCTGGCTCAGCGGCCAGGCGCGGCCGCAGCGGCTGCGCAGCGGCGCCGTGCTTTGGCATGGCTATGTGCATGACATCACCGAGGCCAAGCGCCAGGCCATGGAGCTGCAGGAGAAGGAGCGGCTGCTGCGCCACCTGATGGAGCAAATGCCCATCGGGCTGTGCATCGTCGATGAGTCCGGGCATTTCAGCTTTCGCAACCAGCGCTTTGCCGAGTACTTCGGCTATCCGGCGAGCGAGCCGCTGACGCTGCAGCGCTGGTGGCAGGAGGTCTACCCCGACGCCGACTACCGCGCCCGCGTGCTGGCGCTCTGGAACGAAGCCATGGACCATGCCGACGCACATGACGGCACCCTACCCGGCCATGAGTACCGCGTGACCACGCGCTACGGCACGCAGCGCATCATGGCCATTGGCGGCATAGCGATGGGCGGGCGCTTCATGGCCAGCTTCATCGACCTGACCGAGCAAAAGGCGCACAGCGACCTGCTGCGGCATCTGGCCTTTGTCGATGGCGTCACCGGCATTGCCAACCGCCGGCGCTTTGACGAGGCCTTGCAGCGTGAATGGCGCGACTGCCTGCGCAAGGGCAAGCCACTGGCGCTGCTGATGTTCGACATCGACCATTTCAAGGCCTATAACGACTTTTACGGCCACCAGCGCGGCGACGGCTGCATCAAGGCCGTGGCGGCGGTGCTGCGCGCCGGCCTGGGCCGCCCGCATGATCTGGCGGCGCGCTATGGCGGCGAGGAATTCGTCTGCCTGCTGCCCGACTGCGGGCCACAGGACGCCCGCGCCAAGGCGCAGGAGCTGTGCCAGGCCGTGCGCAGCCTGGGCCTCGCGCACAGTGCCTCGCCCGTAGCGCCGGTGGTCACGCTGAGTGCTGGCGTGGCCTGCCTGGTGCCCGACGAGCGCAACAGCCCCGAGGCGCTGCTGGCGCTGGCCGACGCCAACCTCTACCGCGCCAAGTCTGCCGGGCGCGACCGTGTCGATCAGGGTGTTGAAACACTACAATTACAATAG
- a CDS encoding gamma-glutamyltransferase family protein — protein MHNAQTLDWTLPYASQRSAVLGRNVVATSQPLAAQAGLAMLQAGGNAVDAAIAAAMALTVVEPSGCGIGSDGFAICWDGRQLHGLNASGRSPAAWTPEYFARLGGIPEKGWNAVTVPGAVSAWVTLSKRLGRLPFARLAQPAIDYARHGFPVSPTIARLWELGAARLGDQPGFAECFLPAGRPLRAGEIFRSEAHARTLELIAATEGEAFYRGELAEKMAAHAQAHGGAMTVEDLAAHQPDWVGTVSQRFGDSVIHEIPPNGQGIAALMALGMLDEHGVGAHPVDDVRTVHASIEAMKLALADLHQYNADMDHMQVAPAELLHADYLRQRAALIDPARAGAPSYGAPRPGGTVYLAAADASGMMVSFIQSNYMGFGSGVVVPGTGISLQNRGHGFNLVPGHANQVGPGKRPSHTIIPAFAMHADGRPQMAFGVMGGPMQSQGHVQMALRVLRYGQNPQAAADAPRWRVTGGKGVAVEPHFDAAVVAGLRALGHEVTVEAGNGVFAFGGAQLVLRQGDIYIAGSDSRKDGCAVAF, from the coding sequence ATGCACAACGCACAGACCCTCGACTGGACCCTGCCCTATGCCTCGCAGCGCAGCGCGGTGCTGGGGCGCAACGTGGTCGCCACCTCGCAGCCGCTGGCGGCCCAGGCCGGCCTGGCCATGCTGCAGGCCGGCGGCAACGCGGTGGACGCAGCCATTGCCGCTGCCATGGCGCTGACAGTGGTCGAGCCCTCGGGCTGCGGCATCGGCAGCGACGGTTTCGCCATCTGCTGGGACGGCAGGCAGCTGCACGGCCTGAATGCCTCGGGCCGCTCGCCCGCAGCCTGGACGCCGGAATACTTTGCGCGCCTGGGCGGCATTCCCGAGAAGGGCTGGAACGCCGTCACCGTGCCCGGCGCCGTATCCGCCTGGGTGACGCTGTCCAAACGCCTGGGCCGGCTGCCGTTTGCCCGGCTGGCCCAGCCGGCCATCGATTACGCGCGCCATGGCTTTCCGGTCTCGCCGACGATTGCGCGCCTGTGGGAACTCGGCGCCGCCAGGCTGGGCGACCAGCCCGGCTTTGCCGAATGCTTCCTGCCCGCCGGCCGGCCGCTGCGCGCCGGCGAGATCTTCCGCAGCGAGGCCCATGCACGCACGCTGGAGCTGATCGCCGCGACCGAGGGCGAGGCCTTCTACCGCGGCGAGCTGGCCGAGAAGATGGCCGCGCACGCCCAGGCCCATGGCGGCGCGATGACCGTCGAAGACCTGGCCGCGCACCAGCCCGATTGGGTGGGCACGGTGAGCCAGCGCTTTGGCGATTCGGTGATCCACGAGATTCCGCCGAATGGCCAGGGCATCGCCGCGCTGATGGCGCTGGGCATGCTCGATGAACATGGCGTGGGCGCCCACCCGGTGGACGATGTACGGACGGTGCACGCCAGCATCGAGGCCATGAAACTGGCCCTGGCCGACCTGCACCAGTACAACGCCGACATGGATCACATGCAGGTCGCGCCAGCCGAGCTGCTGCATGCCGACTACCTGCGCCAGCGCGCCGCGCTGATCGACCCGGCGCGCGCCGGCGCCCCGAGCTATGGCGCGCCGCGCCCCGGCGGCACGGTGTACCTGGCGGCGGCCGACGCCTCCGGCATGATGGTCTCGTTCATCCAGTCCAACTACATGGGTTTTGGCTCGGGCGTGGTGGTGCCGGGCACGGGCATCAGCCTGCAAAACCGCGGTCATGGTTTCAACCTGGTGCCGGGCCATGCCAACCAGGTGGGGCCGGGCAAGCGGCCCTCGCACACCATCATCCCGGCCTTTGCCATGCACGCCGACGGCAGGCCGCAAATGGCCTTTGGCGTCATGGGCGGGCCCATGCAGAGCCAGGGCCATGTGCAGATGGCGCTGCGCGTGCTGCGCTATGGCCAGAACCCCCAGGCCGCCGCCGACGCGCCGCGCTGGCGCGTGACCGGGGGCAAGGGCGTGGCCGTGGAGCCGCATTTCGACGCCGCCGTGGTGGCCGGGCTGCGCGCGCTGGGCCATGAGGTGACGGTGGAGGCGGGCAACGGTGTGTTCGCCTTCGGCGGCGCCCAGCTGGTGCTGCGCCAGGGCGACATCTACATCGCCGGCTCGGATTCGCGCAAGGATGGTTGCGCGGTGGCGTTTTAG
- a CDS encoding GGDEF domain-containing protein — MDTSFIWDDGFVTGLDVVDAQHHALVDLFNELNQALFSPAGDRQALLADIYARLLAYAEYHFREEEQLMAQSGLDARHVQAHCRLHQQFVQQIRVMWARRGTQADLGAMLVDFLTAWLGLHILGIDRSMARQIASRRQGLDAAEAFERERQRARHDDGMQTLLKMINRLYSALSVQNTQLASANQDLEERVTQRTRELELANERLRLLSRTDALLDIANRAHFNEWLEQACTLARRTQRPLGLVMIDVDCFKRYNDRYGHQQGDTCLQAVARAVAGCLRRDADLVARYGGEELVVVLPDTGMAGATALAQRMVQAVQALALPHADSPVGPCVTISAGVCSQVPHAGADGASGSAALIAHADAALYQAKHQGRNRCVAHAEGGDAAGMLSKI; from the coding sequence ATGGATACCTCTTTCATTTGGGATGATGGCTTTGTCACCGGCCTGGATGTGGTGGATGCGCAGCACCATGCGTTGGTGGATCTGTTCAACGAGCTGAACCAGGCGCTGTTCTCGCCGGCCGGCGACCGCCAGGCGCTGCTGGCCGATATCTACGCCCGCCTGCTGGCCTATGCCGAGTACCACTTCCGCGAAGAGGAGCAGCTGATGGCGCAAAGCGGCCTGGACGCGCGCCATGTCCAGGCGCATTGCCGGCTGCACCAGCAGTTCGTGCAGCAGATACGCGTGATGTGGGCGCGGCGCGGCACGCAGGCCGATTTGGGCGCCATGCTGGTCGACTTTCTGACCGCGTGGCTGGGTCTGCATATCCTGGGCATAGACCGGTCGATGGCGCGGCAGATCGCGTCCCGGCGCCAGGGGCTGGACGCGGCCGAGGCCTTCGAGCGCGAGCGCCAGCGCGCAAGGCATGACGACGGCATGCAGACGCTGCTGAAGATGATCAACCGGCTGTATTCGGCGCTGTCGGTGCAGAACACCCAGCTGGCCAGCGCCAACCAGGATCTGGAGGAGCGCGTGACCCAGCGCACGCGCGAGCTGGAGCTGGCCAACGAGCGCCTGCGCCTGCTCTCGCGCACCGATGCGCTGCTGGACATCGCCAACCGCGCGCATTTCAACGAATGGCTGGAGCAGGCCTGCACCCTGGCGCGCCGCACCCAGCGGCCACTGGGCCTGGTGATGATCGACGTGGACTGTTTCAAGCGCTACAACGACCGCTACGGCCACCAGCAGGGCGACACCTGCCTGCAGGCCGTGGCGCGCGCCGTGGCCGGCTGCCTGCGCCGCGACGCCGACCTGGTGGCGCGCTACGGCGGCGAGGAGCTGGTGGTGGTGTTGCCCGATACCGGCATGGCCGGCGCCACGGCCCTGGCGCAGCGCATGGTGCAGGCCGTGCAGGCGCTGGCCCTGCCGCATGCCGACTCGCCGGTCGGGCCCTGCGTGACCATCAGCGCCGGCGTGTGCAGCCAGGTGCCCCATGCGGGTGCGGACGGCGCCAGCGGCTCGGCGGCGTTGATCGCCCACGCCGACGCCGCGCTCTACCAGGCCAAGCACCAGGGGCGCAACCGTTGCGTGGCGCATGCGGAGGGTGGGGATGCCGCTGGAATGCTCTCGAAAATATAG